A single region of the Anguilla anguilla isolate fAngAng1 chromosome 17, fAngAng1.pri, whole genome shotgun sequence genome encodes:
- the snx8a gene encoding sorting nexin-8a — IRHLRRSHDLIFDLLLGYGVTLPVGGRLARPLWLPVRFVCTLPRGAVCGASVNLHSGTARQAEAGGAETTRCALGMESARESPLLVARSLTQLLERDTVRVELIPEKKGLFLKHVEYQVTSQRFKISVYRRYTDFDVLHEVLLHRFPYRAVPALPPKRKLKGVLTSEREFIEGRRRALRRFINTVARHPFFSEDELVKTFLTFNGSDVQCKLREAYKKTGDEFMTNKISTQAKDFLPTDVQGQFASSRELIRNTFSSFHKLRGRVERVCERSRETSADLQVFGKELSTMGSGTSSVPSPAGGHCSWGTIQQSLKGLSGEFALLADKAAEQGRREEDEVVEKLNLFLDVLQSYKDLCERHEKGILQDQQRAQQRHSVMRRQTISSGPQAREQPTVEQLESRIVQQENAIQAMELRSYFSLFCLHQETQLVFAYLQLAPLVLEALVGSQILGHREMGELWNNLQPKMSRLLGYSNSVSSPPFTSQ; from the exons ATTCGTCATCTGAggcggtcacatgacctgatTTTTGACTTGCTGCTGGGATACGGCGTCACTCTGCCAGTGGGCGGGAGGCTGGCGCGACCGCTCTGGCTCCCGGTGCGGTTTGTTTGCACTCTGCCTCGGGGTGCTGTCTGCGGTGCGAGCGTTAATTTGCACTCTGGCACAGCTCGCCAAGCCGAGGCCGGGGGAGCCGAGACAACCCGCTGCGCTCTGGGGATGGAGTCGGCTCGGGagagccccctgctggtggccCGGAGCCTGACGCAGCTGCTGGAGAGGGACACTGTGCGAGTGGAGCTCATCCCTGAGAAGAAAGGCCTCTTCCTAAAGCACGTGGAGTACCAGGTCACCAGTCAG CGTTTCAAAATATCTGTCTATCGGAGGTACACCGATTTTGACGTCTTGCACGAGGTCCTGCTGCACAGGTTTCCCTACAGAGCGGTGCCAGCGCTTCCCCCGAAGAGGAAGCTGAAAGGAG TGCTCACCTCGGAGCGGGAGTTCATCGAGGGCCGCCGGAGAGCCCTGCGTAGGTTCATCAACACGGTGGCGCGTCACCCGTTCTTCTCCGAGGACGAGCTGGTGAAGACGTTCCTCACTTTCAACGGCTCG GATGTTCAATGCAAACTACGAGAGGCCTATAAAAAGACAGGGGATGAGTTTATGACAAACAAAATTTCCACACAGGCTAAG GACTTCCTTCCGACGGACGTGCAGGGCCAGTTTGCCTCGAGCAGGGAGCTGATCCGGAACACCTTCTCCAGCTTCCACAAGCTGAGAGGCAGGGTGGAGAGGGTGTGCGAACGATCCAGGGAAACCAGCGCGGACCTGCAGGTGTTTGGGAAGGAGCTCAG CACGATGGGCTCGGGCACGTCGTCTGTCCCCTCTCCGGCCGGGGGCCACTGCAGCTGGGGCACCATCCAGCAGTCCCTGAAGGGCCTGTCCGGGGAGTTCGCCCTGCTGGCTGACAAAGCTGCCGAACAG GGGAGACGAGAAGAAGATGAAGTTGTGGAAAAACTCAATCTCTTTCTGGATGTTTTGCAGTCGTACAAG gacctGTGCGAGCGCCATGAGAAGGGCATCCTGCAGGATCAGCAGCGGGCGCAGCAGAGGCACAGCGTGATGAGGAGGCAGACGATCAGCTCCGGCCCGCAGGCCAGAGAGCAGCCCACCGTGGAGCAGCTGGAGTCCCGCATCGTGCAG CAGGAGAACGCCATCCAGGCCATGGAGCTGCGCAGCTACTTCTCCCTGTTCTGCCTGCACCAGGAGACCCAGCTGGTGTTCGCCTACCTCCAGCTCGCCCCGCTCGTCCTGGAGGCCCTGGTGGGCTCCCAGATCCTGGGCCACAGAGAG ATGGGTGAATTATGGAACAATCTCCAACCAAAGATGAGCCGTCTTTTGGGGTACAGCAACAgtgtctcctcccctccttttaCCAGCCAGTAG